Proteins found in one Erythrobacter sp. 3-20A1M genomic segment:
- the yajC gene encoding preprotein translocase subunit YajC: protein MSFLLTAAAGAPPGWMQFLPLVAMGLIFWFLIIRPQMKRQKEHQAKVQGLKKGDQVVTAGGLLGRIVKVDDDYVEVELAQGVRVKAVRATIGDVIQPGGKPAND from the coding sequence ATGTCCTTTCTTCTCACTGCCGCAGCAGGCGCCCCGCCGGGGTGGATGCAGTTTCTCCCCCTCGTCGCGATGGGCCTCATCTTCTGGTTCCTGATCATCCGTCCGCAGATGAAGCGGCAGAAGGAGCATCAGGCGAAGGTTCAGGGGCTGAAGAAGGGGGACCAGGTCGTGACCGCGGGCGGGCTGCTGGGCCGGATCGTGAAAGTCGACGACGACTATGTCGAAGTCGAACTGGCGCAGGGCGTGCGGGTCAAGGCCGTGCGCGCGACCATCGGCGATGTGATCCAGCCGGGCGGCAAGCCCGCGAACGACTGA
- a CDS encoding CDP-alcohol phosphatidyltransferase family protein codes for MKRHTTESGGVTRIQQSVLTRSERAVLNWLCPRLPQWVTPDVLTWLALFSALVIGVSYALSTFDPAWLWVAVGGYFVHWFGDSLDGSVARWRGIERPRYGYFIDHSCDCLGSLLMVGGLGLSPYITMNYALLGVIGYLLLAAYTFLLAKAGGEFELTHGGVGPTEIRVFLVALTISMYFAGPMANVLGPLSLFDLVAIGVAGLMMAVFLVQLAVTARKLARRDHRERVGAITR; via the coding sequence ATGAAACGGCATACAACCGAAAGCGGGGGTGTCACGCGCATCCAGCAATCCGTCCTGACCCGGTCGGAACGCGCGGTGCTGAACTGGCTCTGCCCCCGCCTGCCGCAATGGGTAACGCCTGACGTGCTGACCTGGCTAGCGCTCTTTTCCGCGCTGGTGATCGGCGTGTCCTATGCGCTTAGCACCTTCGACCCGGCCTGGCTGTGGGTCGCGGTCGGCGGGTATTTCGTCCACTGGTTCGGCGATTCCCTGGATGGGAGCGTCGCGCGATGGCGCGGGATCGAACGGCCCCGCTACGGCTATTTCATCGACCACAGTTGCGATTGCCTGGGCTCGCTGCTGATGGTCGGCGGGCTGGGCCTGAGCCCCTACATAACGATGAACTACGCACTGCTGGGGGTGATCGGTTACCTGCTGCTCGCCGCCTACACCTTCCTGTTGGCGAAGGCGGGGGGCGAGTTCGAGCTTACGCATGGCGGGGTCGGGCCGACGGAGATCCGCGTGTTCCTGGTCGCGCTGACGATCAGCATGTATTTCGCCGGACCGATGGCCAACGTCCTGGGGCCCCTCAGCCTGTTCGACCTTGTCGCCATCGGCGTGGCGGGATTGATGATGGCGGTGTTCCTCGTCCAGCTCGCGGTGACCGCGCGCAAGCTTGCGCGCCGCGATCACCGCGAGCGCGTGGGCGCTATTACCCGCTGA
- the secF gene encoding protein translocase subunit SecF, with protein MKLLKLVPDNTNIHFLKWRVPFYVISLILMAASWALVLTKGLNYGVDFAGGQEVTLTFEQRQQAPIGELRDLVGGLGYGDPVIQRFGEPNQVSIRIRLPESVENTPGGANAVGEQVIAAIGKTYPGVRRDGNDTVSGKVAGEFREKAVYALLAAMLAIALYIWVRFEWQFGVGGLFALAHDVSLTLGMFALFQLEFSLQIIAAILAIIGYSLNDTIVVYDRIRENLKKYRKMPLPELLDLSVNETLARTVMTSLTLLVALIPLLIFGPASLFGLTAAITLGIFVGTYSSIYMAAPILIWLGVNSNSFVPQEGTADKQERLARERGA; from the coding sequence ATGAAACTGCTGAAACTCGTCCCCGACAACACCAACATCCATTTCCTGAAATGGCGCGTGCCGTTCTACGTCATCAGCCTGATCCTGATGGCGGCTAGCTGGGCGCTGGTGCTGACCAAGGGCCTCAATTACGGCGTCGACTTCGCGGGCGGTCAGGAAGTGACGCTGACCTTCGAGCAGCGCCAGCAGGCCCCGATCGGCGAGCTGCGCGATCTGGTCGGCGGGCTCGGCTACGGCGATCCGGTGATCCAGCGCTTCGGCGAACCTAACCAGGTGTCGATCCGCATCCGCCTGCCCGAATCGGTGGAAAACACCCCGGGCGGCGCGAACGCGGTGGGTGAGCAGGTGATTGCTGCGATCGGCAAGACCTATCCCGGTGTGCGCCGCGACGGCAACGACACCGTGTCGGGCAAGGTCGCGGGCGAGTTTCGCGAGAAGGCGGTCTATGCGCTGCTTGCCGCGATGCTGGCGATCGCGCTCTACATCTGGGTGCGGTTCGAATGGCAGTTCGGCGTGGGCGGCCTGTTCGCGCTGGCGCACGACGTGTCGCTGACGCTGGGCATGTTCGCGCTGTTCCAGCTGGAATTCAGCCTGCAGATCATCGCCGCGATCCTGGCCATCATCGGCTATTCGCTGAACGACACGATCGTCGTCTACGACCGTATCCGCGAGAACCTGAAGAAATACCGCAAGATGCCGCTGCCCGAGCTGCTCGACCTGTCGGTCAACGAGACGCTGGCCCGCACGGTGATGACCTCGCTGACGCTGCTGGTCGCACTGATCCCGCTGCTGATCTTCGGCCCCGCCAGCCTGTTCGGCCTGACCGCCGCGATCACGCTGGGTATCTTCGTGGGTACCTACAGCTCGATCTACATGGCCGCGCCGATCCTCATCTGGCTGGGCGTGAACAGCAACAGTTTCGTTCCGCAGGAGGGGACGGCGGACAAGCAGGAGCGGCTTGCCCGCGAACGCGGCGCCTGA
- a CDS encoding PepSY domain-containing protein: MKIVLPLSLVAALALTSVAPSFGAEPPSAQDEARKEMRAGNILPRRTLENAAFAAIGKPICRRRDESKADNCVEYLAGDYDSSAMAYRFKFIQDGHVIFVDVDARTGRVLRRSR; the protein is encoded by the coding sequence ATGAAGATTGTCCTCCCCCTCTCGCTGGTGGCCGCGCTCGCCCTCACGTCCGTGGCCCCGTCGTTCGGTGCCGAGCCGCCGAGTGCGCAGGACGAGGCGCGCAAGGAAATGCGCGCGGGCAATATCCTGCCACGCCGCACGCTCGAAAACGCCGCCTTCGCCGCCATCGGCAAACCGATCTGCCGGCGGCGGGACGAGAGCAAGGCCGACAATTGCGTGGAGTATCTGGCGGGCGATTACGATTCCAGCGCCATGGCCTATCGCTTCAAATTCATTCAGGACGGTCATGTCATCTTCGTGGATGTCGACGCGCGCACAGGCCGGGTATTGCGCCGATCGCGCTGA
- a CDS encoding ABC-F family ATP-binding cassette domain-containing protein codes for MAQPPILSLEEIGLQQGGRWLFGGPSQEQLSLHVGPRDRLALIGRNGAGKTTLFRLINDRIEPDRGIRKVKPGTRIVLLEQDPDVARFDTLMDFALDGEHAPAEHEVEAIAGQLGIDMSRKAAGASGGERRRAAIAKALAQEPDLLLMDEPTNHLDLAAIDWLESWLDRYKGAFVVISHDRTFLKRLTRATLWMDRGTMRRKEVGFGGYEAWEEQVYAEEARAAEKLDAKLKIEAHWLERGVTARRKRNQGRLEALHKMRAARAAMISDAGAAKLKLAVEEDFKSKSVIVAENITKSYGDRTIIKPFNLRIQRGDRIGVVGSNGAGKTTLLKLLTGELAPDGGTVEISNKLSGVMIDQQRSVMEPDRTVRQVLAEGSDWIDVRGNRKHVQGYLKEFLFDPGIVDTKVGILSGGEKSRLLLAREFARKSNLLVLDEPTNDLDLETLDLLQEVIADYEGTVLIVSHDRDFLDRTVTLTLGLDGSGKVDVVAGGYEDWERKRQERVTANRKTAPSTSGNSAPPPPPAPVTNKLSYKDQRDYEILPARIEELEAAIAKGETILSDPDLYTSDPQRFANISKGVENARQEKDAAEERWLMLAEQVEKA; via the coding sequence ATGGCACAGCCTCCCATTCTCTCGCTCGAAGAAATCGGCCTGCAGCAGGGCGGTCGCTGGCTGTTCGGCGGGCCGAGCCAGGAGCAGTTGTCGCTCCATGTCGGTCCGCGCGACCGGCTCGCGCTGATCGGGCGCAACGGAGCGGGGAAGACCACGCTGTTCCGCCTGATCAACGACCGGATCGAGCCCGATCGGGGGATCCGCAAGGTGAAGCCAGGTACGCGCATCGTGCTGCTGGAGCAGGACCCGGACGTCGCCCGTTTCGACACCCTGATGGATTTCGCGCTGGATGGCGAACATGCCCCGGCCGAGCACGAGGTGGAGGCAATCGCCGGCCAGCTCGGCATCGACATGAGCCGCAAGGCAGCCGGTGCAAGCGGCGGGGAGCGGCGGCGCGCGGCGATCGCGAAGGCACTGGCGCAGGAGCCCGACCTGCTGTTGATGGACGAGCCGACGAACCATCTCGACCTCGCGGCGATCGACTGGCTGGAAAGCTGGCTGGACCGCTACAAGGGCGCGTTCGTCGTCATCAGCCACGACCGCACGTTCCTGAAGCGCCTGACCCGCGCTACGCTGTGGATGGACCGCGGCACCATGCGGCGCAAGGAGGTCGGTTTCGGCGGCTACGAGGCATGGGAGGAGCAGGTCTATGCCGAGGAAGCGCGCGCGGCTGAGAAGCTCGACGCGAAGCTGAAGATCGAGGCGCACTGGCTCGAACGCGGGGTCACCGCGCGGCGCAAGCGCAACCAGGGCCGGCTGGAGGCGCTGCACAAGATGCGCGCGGCACGGGCCGCGATGATCTCCGATGCAGGGGCGGCGAAGCTCAAGCTGGCGGTGGAGGAGGACTTCAAGTCGAAATCCGTCATCGTCGCGGAGAATATCACCAAGTCGTATGGCGATCGCACGATCATCAAACCGTTCAACCTGCGCATCCAGCGCGGCGACCGGATCGGTGTCGTCGGATCGAACGGCGCGGGCAAGACCACACTGCTCAAACTGTTGACCGGCGAACTCGCGCCCGACGGCGGAACGGTCGAAATCTCCAATAAACTCAGCGGGGTGATGATCGACCAACAGCGCAGCGTGATGGAGCCCGACCGCACCGTGCGCCAGGTTCTGGCCGAGGGCAGCGACTGGATAGATGTGCGAGGAAATCGCAAACATGTCCAAGGATATCTCAAGGAATTCCTGTTCGACCCCGGCATCGTCGATACCAAGGTCGGCATCCTGTCGGGCGGGGAGAAGAGCCGCCTGCTGCTGGCCCGCGAATTCGCCCGGAAATCCAATCTGCTGGTGCTGGACGAGCCGACCAACGATCTCGATCTCGAGACGCTCGACCTGCTGCAGGAGGTGATTGCAGATTACGAGGGCACGGTGCTGATCGTCAGCCACGACCGCGACTTCCTCGACCGGACGGTCACGCTGACGCTGGGCCTCGACGGCAGCGGCAAGGTCGATGTCGTCGCGGGCGGCTACGAGGACTGGGAGCGCAAGCGACAGGAGCGCGTTACCGCCAACAGGAAAACGGCACCGTCGACCTCCGGGAACAGCGCCCCGCCCCCACCACCGGCTCCGGTCACCAACAAGCTCTCCTACAAGGACCAGCGCGACTACGAAATCCTGCCCGCGCGGATCGAGGAGCTGGAAGCTGCGATCGCCAAGGGTGAGACGATCCTGTCCGACCCCGATCTCTACACCAGCGATCCGCAGCGCTTCGCCAATATTTCCAAGGGCGTGGAGAACGCCCGGCAGGAGAAGGACGCGGCCGAGGAACGCTGGCTGATGCTGGCGGAGCAGGTCGAGAAGGCGTGA
- a CDS encoding response regulator transcription factor — translation MRILIVEDEPTLGQQLKSTLEQTGYAVDLSTDGEDGHFLGSTEDYDAVILDLGLPEIDGLTVLGMWRKEGRTFPVLVLTARDSWSDKVAGLDAGADDYLAKPFQTEELIARLRALIRRASGNTSSELIAGDVRLDTRSGRVTLKGEPVKLTAQEYKLLSYLMHHKGKVVSRTELIEHIYDQDFDRDSNTIEVFVTRIRKKLGAEVITTIRGLGYSLDDPQDSPRA, via the coding sequence ATGCGCATTCTGATCGTCGAAGACGAACCGACGCTGGGTCAGCAGCTCAAGAGCACGCTGGAGCAGACCGGCTACGCGGTGGACCTGTCCACCGATGGCGAGGATGGGCATTTCCTCGGCTCGACCGAGGATTACGATGCCGTGATCCTCGATCTCGGCCTGCCGGAGATCGACGGGCTTACCGTGCTGGGCATGTGGCGCAAGGAAGGGCGAACCTTCCCGGTGCTGGTGCTGACCGCGCGCGACAGCTGGTCCGACAAGGTCGCCGGGCTGGACGCCGGGGCGGACGATTACCTCGCCAAGCCGTTCCAGACCGAGGAGCTGATCGCGCGACTTCGGGCGCTGATCCGCCGCGCCTCCGGCAACACCTCCAGCGAACTGATCGCAGGCGACGTGCGTCTCGACACGCGGTCGGGCCGGGTCACGCTGAAGGGCGAACCGGTGAAGCTGACGGCGCAGGAATACAAGCTGCTCAGCTACCTGATGCATCACAAGGGCAAGGTCGTCAGCCGCACCGAGCTGATCGAGCATATCTACGACCAGGATTTCGATCGCGATTCCAATACGATCGAGGTGTTCGTGACGCGCATCCGCAAGAAGCTGGGTGCGGAGGTGATCACGACCATCCGTGGGCTGGGTTACAGCCTCGACGATCCCCAAGACAGTCCGCGCGCCTGA
- a CDS encoding DUF6456 domain-containing protein, producing MKRHIVERELTPEGPRRGGAARAGRRSVAVNAAESPLAWLHARGHLDDRLFEAGERLRADYERAQLSPSVTMRWGPVRIRGGSNAGLSPSERQLAAKMRFDGAIARAGSGLEDILWRVVCACESLPDAERALTWPARSGKLVLRLALERVADFYRISG from the coding sequence ATGAAACGCCACATCGTCGAACGAGAACTCACGCCAGAGGGGCCGCGACGCGGCGGAGCGGCCCGCGCCGGTCGGCGCAGCGTCGCGGTCAACGCGGCGGAATCGCCGCTCGCCTGGCTGCACGCGCGCGGTCACCTCGACGATCGGCTGTTCGAAGCGGGCGAGCGGCTGCGCGCCGATTACGAGCGCGCCCAGCTTTCGCCCTCGGTAACGATGCGCTGGGGCCCGGTCCGCATCCGGGGGGGCTCCAACGCGGGCCTCTCGCCGAGCGAGCGCCAGCTGGCGGCAAAGATGCGGTTCGACGGTGCGATCGCGCGAGCGGGCAGCGGTTTGGAGGATATCCTGTGGCGGGTGGTATGCGCCTGCGAGAGCCTGCCCGATGCCGAACGGGCGCTCACATGGCCGGCGCGCAGCGGGAAACTGGTTCTGCGGCTCGCGCTGGAACGCGTCGCGGACTTCTACCGGATCAGCGGGTAA
- the secD gene encoding protein translocase subunit SecD: MLEFPRWKKIWLWAITILVMLAAVPSLASLTGTRWPASLPDPTVNLGLDLAGGSHILLEADAKQVARQRLQNMEEAVRTAMRDAEPAIGIGDVSTQGGRLSFMLENSADIDRAREVLTPLMNGQGMTREWDLSVVDTSRVVLTPTESGLDNAVSQAMDSATEVVRKRIDELGTREPTIIRQGDTRIVVQVPGLQDPAQLKALLGQTARLEFKLVDQNAKPSDIQQGIAPAGSQIVPFAAGSAQEGQSLAVRRLGGIRGDNLINAQQTFDPQTNEPVVNIQFDQQGGARFAQLTQQNVGKPFAIILDGQVLSAPNINEPILGGSARISGSFSVESAAALAISLRSGALPVDLTVVEERTVGPDLGADSIRQGLVAMGIGSFLVVALMIVTYGRFGVYATAALVLNVVMILGIMAVLNTTLTLPGIAGFVLTIGAAVDANVLINERIREERKRGRRVVAAVENGYKEASRAIYDANITNFIAGVLLFIFGSGPVRGFAVVLIIGLFTSVFTAVTMTRMWVAGYIRKRRPTELYV; encoded by the coding sequence ATGCTCGAATTTCCGCGCTGGAAGAAGATCTGGCTATGGGCGATCACCATCCTGGTGATGCTCGCCGCGGTGCCCTCGCTCGCGTCGCTCACCGGCACGCGCTGGCCCGCCTCGCTGCCCGACCCGACCGTCAATCTGGGCCTCGACCTCGCGGGCGGTAGCCACATCCTGCTGGAAGCGGATGCGAAGCAGGTCGCCCGCCAGCGGCTCCAGAACATGGAAGAGGCGGTGCGCACCGCGATGCGCGATGCGGAGCCCGCGATCGGCATCGGCGACGTCTCGACCCAGGGCGGCCGGCTCAGCTTCATGCTGGAGAACAGCGCCGATATTGATCGCGCGCGCGAAGTCCTGACCCCGCTGATGAACGGGCAGGGCATGACCCGCGAATGGGACCTGAGCGTGGTCGACACCAGCCGCGTCGTCCTGACCCCCACGGAATCGGGCCTCGACAACGCGGTCAGCCAGGCGATGGACAGCGCGACCGAGGTGGTGCGTAAGCGTATCGACGAACTGGGCACGCGCGAGCCGACGATCATCCGGCAGGGCGATACCCGCATCGTGGTGCAGGTGCCGGGCCTGCAGGACCCGGCGCAGCTCAAGGCGCTGCTCGGCCAGACCGCGCGGCTCGAATTCAAGCTGGTCGACCAGAACGCGAAACCGTCCGACATCCAGCAGGGCATCGCCCCGGCAGGCAGCCAGATCGTGCCCTTCGCCGCCGGTAGCGCGCAGGAGGGGCAATCGCTCGCGGTGCGGCGCCTGGGCGGCATTCGCGGCGACAACCTGATCAACGCGCAGCAGACCTTCGACCCGCAGACCAACGAACCGGTCGTCAACATCCAGTTCGACCAGCAGGGCGGGGCGCGCTTCGCCCAGCTGACGCAGCAGAATGTGGGCAAGCCCTTCGCCATCATCCTCGACGGGCAGGTTCTGTCCGCGCCGAACATCAACGAACCGATCCTCGGCGGTTCGGCGCGCATTTCCGGCAGCTTCTCGGTCGAAAGCGCGGCGGCGCTGGCCATTTCGCTGCGGTCCGGCGCGCTGCCGGTCGACCTGACAGTGGTGGAAGAGCGCACGGTCGGCCCCGATCTGGGCGCGGACTCGATCCGCCAAGGGCTGGTCGCGATGGGCATCGGCTCGTTCCTGGTCGTCGCGCTGATGATCGTGACCTATGGCCGCTTCGGCGTCTATGCGACGGCGGCGCTGGTCCTGAACGTCGTGATGATCCTGGGCATCATGGCGGTGCTCAACACCACGCTGACCCTGCCCGGCATCGCCGGTTTCGTGCTGACCATCGGCGCGGCGGTGGACGCCAACGTGCTGATCAACGAACGCATCCGGGAAGAGCGAAAGCGGGGGCGGCGCGTCGTCGCCGCGGTCGAGAACGGCTACAAGGAAGCGAGCCGCGCGATCTACGATGCGAACATCACCAACTTCATCGCCGGCGTGCTGCTGTTCATCTTCGGCTCCGGTCCGGTGCGTGGTTTCGCCGTGGTGCTGATCATCGGCCTGTTCACCAGCGTCTTCACCGCCGTCACGATGACGCGCATGTGGGTCGCCGGCTACATCCGCAAGCGTCGCCCGACCGAGCTGTACGTCTGA
- a CDS encoding holin family protein: protein MPIIESLIGPVASIIDRIIPDKDARERAKLELLQLQGTQELRVFEAQLSAIVAEANSRDPWTSRARPSFLYVMYALLLFAMPMGILAAFTPGTARAIADGMNAYLNGLPEPLYALFGTGYLGYTAMRQWGKVKGVEK, encoded by the coding sequence ATGCCGATCATCGAATCGCTCATCGGTCCGGTCGCCTCGATCATCGATCGCATCATCCCCGACAAGGACGCGCGCGAACGCGCCAAGCTTGAACTCCTCCAGCTGCAGGGCACGCAGGAGTTGCGCGTGTTCGAGGCGCAGCTGTCGGCAATCGTCGCGGAAGCCAACTCGCGCGATCCGTGGACCAGCCGGGCGCGGCCGAGTTTCCTCTATGTCATGTACGCGCTCCTGCTCTTCGCCATGCCGATGGGGATACTCGCGGCGTTTACGCCCGGCACCGCGCGGGCCATTGCGGATGGCATGAACGCCTATCTCAACGGCCTGCCGGAACCGCTCTACGCCCTCTTCGGCACCGGCTATCTCGGCTACACCGCCATGCGCCAGTGGGGTAAGGTGAAGGGGGTCGAGAAATAG
- a CDS encoding type II 3-dehydroquinate dehydratase produces the protein MDTVFILNGPNLNLLGTREPDIYGHETLTDLEARCHEAGERLGLAVDFRQTNHEGVLVDWLHEARAAKARAVILNAAAYTHTSIALLDAIKAIGVPVIEVHLSDPRQREEFRHLSYVGMGAVQTIQGRGGDGYIEALEHAATL, from the coding sequence ATGGACACCGTCTTCATCCTCAACGGCCCCAATCTCAACCTGCTCGGCACGCGCGAGCCCGATATCTACGGGCATGAGACGCTCACCGATCTGGAGGCGCGGTGTCACGAGGCAGGCGAGCGGCTCGGCCTCGCCGTGGACTTTCGCCAGACCAATCACGAAGGCGTGCTGGTCGACTGGCTGCACGAGGCGCGCGCGGCGAAGGCACGGGCCGTAATCCTCAACGCCGCAGCCTATACCCACACCTCGATCGCCCTCCTCGATGCAATCAAGGCCATCGGCGTCCCGGTGATCGAGGTTCACCTTTCCGACCCCCGCCAGCGCGAGGAATTCCGCCATCTGTCCTATGTGGGCATGGGGGCCGTGCAAACCATTCAGGGGCGCGGGGGCGATGGCTATATCGAGGCGCTGGAACATGCCGCAACGCTCTGA
- a CDS encoding SIMPL domain-containing protein codes for MRYVLPLAAAAMTVAAVAQPAAAADVTIQTTNPVIELSVYEQVEVEPDIVTIGAGVSTMAPTAVAALRQNSADMKKVIDRIKGLGVAQRDIQTTGINLNAQYDYDQQNQRQVFRGYQASNRVSVKLRQIQRAGEVLDALVAAGATDLSGPDFSVDDDTAAKAAARKSALERAQRQALEYARFAGYSNVRLLQVSESITGNGPQPPRPVMAQARMASAEKAPVQPGVVGTGVNVSLTYEMVK; via the coding sequence ATGCGCTATGTTCTGCCCCTCGCCGCCGCCGCGATGACGGTTGCCGCCGTCGCTCAACCCGCCGCCGCCGCGGACGTCACCATCCAGACGACGAACCCGGTGATAGAGCTGTCGGTATACGAGCAGGTCGAGGTCGAGCCCGATATCGTCACCATCGGTGCTGGAGTCTCCACGATGGCTCCGACGGCGGTCGCCGCCCTGCGACAGAATTCGGCGGACATGAAGAAGGTCATCGACCGGATCAAGGGACTGGGCGTGGCCCAGCGCGACATCCAGACGACCGGCATCAATCTGAATGCGCAATACGATTACGATCAGCAGAACCAGCGGCAGGTGTTTCGCGGCTATCAGGCGTCGAACCGCGTCAGTGTGAAGCTGCGCCAAATCCAGCGCGCGGGCGAAGTGCTGGACGCGCTGGTCGCGGCAGGGGCGACCGACCTTTCCGGACCCGATTTCTCGGTTGATGACGACACGGCGGCGAAGGCCGCGGCGCGGAAAAGCGCGCTCGAACGGGCGCAGCGCCAGGCGCTCGAATACGCCCGCTTCGCCGGCTATTCCAACGTCCGCCTGCTGCAGGTGAGCGAATCCATTACCGGCAACGGACCGCAGCCGCCGCGTCCGGTAATGGCGCAGGCCCGGATGGCGAGCGCGGAAAAAGCTCCTGTTCAGCCCGGCGTCGTCGGTACGGGGGTGAATGTCAGCCTGACCTACGAAATGGTGAAGTGA
- a CDS encoding uracil-DNA glycosylase family protein has product MSGDTAEQLKGEIRACTLCAPHLPLGPKPIVQFSATSRIAVIGQAPGRITHETGLAFDDKSGVRLAEWLGVSFETLHDPELFAIVSMGFCYPGKASGGDKPPRPECAPTWHERVWRTLENIELTVLAGAHAQAAYLPETRRWRMADRVERFREFLPRYIPLPHPAWRSTLFMRQHPWFEGEVLPALRKRVAECLQTAT; this is encoded by the coding sequence GTGAGCGGGGACACGGCCGAACAGCTGAAGGGCGAAATCCGCGCCTGCACCCTGTGCGCCCCGCATTTGCCGCTGGGGCCAAAGCCGATCGTGCAGTTTTCCGCCACCAGCCGGATCGCGGTGATCGGGCAGGCCCCGGGGCGGATCACGCACGAAACGGGCCTCGCCTTCGACGACAAGTCCGGCGTTCGGCTCGCCGAATGGCTCGGCGTCTCGTTCGAGACGCTGCACGATCCGGAGCTGTTCGCGATCGTATCGATGGGTTTCTGCTACCCCGGCAAGGCCAGCGGCGGGGACAAGCCGCCCCGCCCGGAATGCGCGCCGACCTGGCATGAGCGCGTGTGGCGTACCCTCGAAAACATCGAACTGACCGTGCTTGCCGGCGCCCACGCGCAGGCGGCGTATCTCCCCGAAACGAGGCGCTGGCGCATGGCGGACCGGGTGGAGCGGTTCCGCGAATTCCTGCCCCGCTACATTCCCCTGCCCCACCCCGCATGGCGCAGCACACTGTTCATGCGCCAGCATCCCTGGTTCGAGGGCGAAGTGCTCCCCGCACTACGGAAACGGGTCGCCGAGTGTCTCCAAACGGCCACCTGA
- a CDS encoding helix-turn-helix domain-containing protein, which yields MINRIRAIRKDKGWTLAELAAACNPPTTAQTIGRLETGTRNISLVWMERIARALGVDPETLVRSEGSVAPMIVAELGPRGPEALAQPREAVQAGTLGGEGPLTVLAVHAAVGPYLPGDQIWLRQLAPEDASRAINRDVLVPRKGGRFAFGRLIDRQGGLVGLLPPGAGEKQEVVNDPPWIAVAETLVRKL from the coding sequence ATGATCAACCGTATTCGCGCCATTCGCAAGGACAAGGGCTGGACGCTCGCCGAACTGGCGGCGGCGTGCAACCCGCCGACGACGGCGCAGACGATCGGTCGGCTGGAGACCGGCACCAGGAACATTTCCCTCGTCTGGATGGAACGGATCGCGCGGGCGCTGGGAGTCGATCCCGAAACCCTCGTCCGGTCGGAGGGAAGCGTCGCGCCGATGATCGTGGCCGAGCTCGGCCCGCGCGGGCCAGAGGCGCTGGCCCAGCCGAGGGAGGCCGTGCAGGCGGGAACGCTCGGTGGCGAGGGCCCGCTCACCGTCCTGGCGGTCCACGCGGCAGTCGGACCCTATCTGCCCGGCGACCAGATCTGGCTGCGCCAGCTGGCGCCGGAGGACGCGAGCCGCGCGATCAACCGCGACGTGCTGGTCCCGCGCAAGGGCGGCCGCTTCGCTTTCGGGCGGCTGATCGACCGGCAGGGCGGACTGGTCGGCCTGCTGCCCCCGGGGGCGGGGGAGAAGCAGGAAGTCGTCAACGATCCGCCGTGGATCGCCGTGGCGGAGACGCTGGTTCGCAAACTGTGA